GCATGGATAATGCTAGGTGCAGGGGCCATTGGGTACGTTCTCCGACTACGTGGGTATCCTCTTGCACCGATGGTCCTCGGACTAATCCTTGCACCAATTGCCGAAGAGAACCTCCGGCGTTCGCTTTCTCTGTCCGGAGGGTCGCTTGATATCTTCTATCAGAGTCCGATTGCTCTCATTATCTTGCTACTAAGTGCCGGGACATTAATTTTACCAGTATTTAGGAAGGTATCTCCAGGGTTGTCGGATATAATGAGCTAATATCTAATATTAACTAAAATAATTATAAAATATCCCCATTCACAAACAATAACTATCAGAACAAGCAATTGCGCAGGACTTGTGTATATTATTTCCAATACTACACAGTATAATATTCGACTGTAGAGTTGAACCATATTATTTTCTATTTTCTTAGTAGTGTTTATTATTAACTTCAGTCCTTATAGTATAGGGTAGACAATTGATTTTATAAATTAGATCGACTAAGTACTATAATGTAATTGTATCGCTTGATCCTGAATGCTCTCTAGAAATGTTGTGTATTGCATTAAATAGGCAATACTAGTATCTGTTCATACTTTTACCTTGGGGATTTTCCAGTGGTATTATTGACTGTAGAGTGCTACATTTCGTATCTTGGAAAGAATCTCGGTAGGTGTAGTTGAAGACAACTAAAGGAAATAACCATAGAATCAGGAAACATAGTTCAAACCGACTTGTTATTTTGAAAACAAGCTTGGATTATTTAATGATAAAATAAGAAAAATCTATGTGGGTTCCAGACGCATGGTATGTTGTTTCAAAGCATGAGTGAGAGAGAGGAGGGTGAAGTCGAGAATGCGGACACAAAGCAACACAAAAGATCGAATCGGTTCAAATCACTCGATGAAAAGCCGGTGAATCAAGACGGGTTCGCAAAAGAGTGGCCAGAGGAGGGGCTCATCGCAATGGATAGTCCCAATGATCCTGACCCTAGTGTAACTGTCAAAGAGGGAGAGATCGTCGAGATGGATGGAAAGCAGCGAGAAGATTTCGATTTTATCGATTTCTTCATTGCGGACTACGCCATCAATGTGGAGAAAGCCGAGGAAGCACTCGCTATTGATTCAGTTGAGTTTGCTCAACGACTCGTAGATATTAACATCGCACGTGAAGACATCATTGAGCTTACGACTGCAATGACTCCAGCAAAACTGGCTGAAGTAGTGAACCAGATGAACACACTGGAGATGATGATGGCATTGCAGAAAATGCGTGCTCGAAAGACGCCAGGCAACCAAGGCCATTGTACGAGTGTCAAAGATCACCCCGTACAAATAGCGGCTGACGCTGCCGAGGCAGCGCTCCGAGGATTCGACGAAATCGAAACCACGGTAGGAGTTGCTCGATATGCGCCGTTTAACGCACTCGCTCAGCAACTTGGAAGCCAAGCTGGGCGCGGAGGAGTACTCACCCAGTGTGCTGTCGAGGAGGCGACCGAACTGGAATTAGGGATGAAAGGCCTGACGACGTACGCTGAAACAGTATCTGTCTACGGGACGGAATCGGTCTTCAAAGACGGAGATGACACGCCATGGTCGAAGGCGTTTCTCGCCTCGGGGTATGCTTCTCGTGGATTGAAGATGCGGTTTACGTCTGGTTCCGGTTCAGAAGTGAATATGGGACAGGCGGAAGGAAAATCGATGGTCTATCTAGAGTCACGCTGTGTTCTCGTGACAAAAGGATGT
The window above is part of the Haladaptatus caseinilyticus genome. Proteins encoded here:
- a CDS encoding propanediol/glycerol family dehydratase large subunit translates to MSEREEGEVENADTKQHKRSNRFKSLDEKPVNQDGFAKEWPEEGLIAMDSPNDPDPSVTVKEGEIVEMDGKQREDFDFIDFFIADYAINVEKAEEALAIDSVEFAQRLVDINIAREDIIELTTAMTPAKLAEVVNQMNTLEMMMALQKMRARKTPGNQGHCTSVKDHPVQIAADAAEAALRGFDEIETTVGVARYAPFNALAQQLGSQAGRGGVLTQCAVEEATELELGMKGLTTYAETVSVYGTESVFKDGDDTPWSKAFLASGYASRGLKMRFTSGSGSEVNMGQAEGKSMVYLESRCVLVTKGCGVQGLQNGGISCIAIPSAVPSGIRGVLAENLITTMVDLEVASGNDQTFSHSHKRQMARTFPQLVAGTDLIFSGYSTMPNYDDMFAGSNFDSYDYDDYNVVQRDLKVDGGLKPIAEEDAIAVRNTAARAIQVVFRELGFPQITDEEVEAATYGDGSDDMPDRDQAADLKAAEELMEGDITGLDIVEILADHGFDDLAENMLNMLKQRISGDYLHTSAVIDGEFNVTSGVNDRNDYQGPGTGYRMSEERWEEIKDIRHAFDPEEV